Proteins from one Hydrogenophaga sp. SL48 genomic window:
- a CDS encoding ABC transporter permease yields the protein MNTMTSSHWALPRLSLRWWPVFQRNFLVWKKLAVPSLVGNIAEPLMWLVAFGYGMGALVGQVNVATPEGSTAVPYILFLASGSICMSAMNAASFEALYSAFSRMHVQKTWDGILNAPVRLDDVVLAEMLWAAFKALFTVVAIMGVMLALGISHSPKLLLALPVLLFAGITFSCIALVFNALAQGYDFFTYYFTLFLTPMMFLSGVFFPREQLPAVVRVISDWLPLTNAVALVRPLFMDQWPERPWLHLAVLAVYAVAAFWLALALTRKRFAK from the coding sequence ATGAACACGATGACCTCCTCCCACTGGGCGTTACCCCGGCTGTCCCTGCGCTGGTGGCCCGTGTTCCAGCGCAACTTCCTGGTCTGGAAAAAACTCGCCGTGCCCAGCCTGGTCGGCAACATCGCCGAACCGCTGATGTGGCTGGTGGCGTTCGGTTACGGCATGGGCGCACTGGTGGGACAGGTGAACGTCGCCACACCCGAAGGCAGCACGGCCGTGCCCTACATCCTGTTCCTGGCCAGCGGCAGCATCTGCATGAGCGCGATGAACGCGGCGAGCTTCGAGGCGCTGTACTCGGCGTTCTCGCGCATGCACGTGCAGAAAACCTGGGACGGCATCCTGAACGCGCCGGTGCGGCTGGACGACGTGGTGCTGGCCGAAATGTTGTGGGCCGCCTTCAAGGCGCTGTTCACCGTGGTGGCGATCATGGGCGTGATGCTCGCCCTGGGCATCAGCCACAGCCCCAAGCTGCTGCTGGCCCTGCCGGTGCTGCTGTTCGCCGGCATCACCTTCTCGTGCATCGCGCTGGTGTTCAACGCGCTGGCGCAGGGTTACGACTTCTTCACCTACTACTTCACGCTCTTCCTGACCCCGATGATGTTCCTCTCCGGGGTCTTCTTCCCGCGTGAACAGCTGCCGGCGGTGGTGCGCGTGATCTCGGACTGGCTGCCCCTCACCAACGCGGTGGCCCTCGTTCGACCCCTGTTCATGGACCAGTGGCCCGAGAGGCCTTGGTTGCACCTGGCGGTGCTGGCGGTCTATGCGGTGGCGGCCTTCTGGCTGGCACTGGCACTCACGAGGAAGCGCTTCGCCAAATAG
- a CDS encoding MarR family winged helix-turn-helix transcriptional regulator: MVTQNTPRNTLSDQALRLDNQLCFALYSASLAMTKLYKPLLEDLGLTYPQYLALLVLWEQDGLTVSELGARLSLDSGTLTPLLKRMEAAGLVSRLRDAADERRVLIRLTAEGRQLKARARRIPGCVLEASQCDLAEITALTRQVQVLRDRLTA, from the coding sequence ATGGTCACGCAAAACACCCCTCGGAACACCTTGTCGGACCAGGCCCTGCGCCTGGACAACCAGCTCTGTTTCGCGCTGTATTCGGCCTCGCTGGCCATGACCAAGCTCTACAAACCGCTGCTCGAAGACCTGGGTCTGACCTACCCGCAGTACCTGGCGCTCCTGGTGCTGTGGGAACAGGATGGTTTGACCGTGTCCGAGCTGGGCGCTCGCCTGAGCCTCGACTCCGGCACCCTCACCCCCCTGCTCAAGCGCATGGAGGCCGCCGGCCTGGTGTCGCGGCTGCGCGATGCGGCCGACGAACGCCGCGTGCTGATCCGCCTCACCGCCGAGGGCCGCCAGCTCAAGGCCCGTGCGCGCCGCATCCCGGGCTGCGTGCTGGAAGCCTCGCAGTGCGATCTTGCCGAGATCACGGCACTCACCCGCCAGGTGCAGGTGCTGCGCGACCGGCTCACCGCCTGA
- the purT gene encoding formate-dependent phosphoribosylglycinamide formyltransferase, whose product MTMIGTPLSPSATRVMLLGSGELGKEVLIALQRLGVETIAVDRYENAPGQQVAHHARTITMRDALQLKALIEAERPQLVVPEIEAIATPVLQELEAAGVVRVIPTARAARLTMDREGIRRLAAETLGLPTSPYQFCDSLEELQAAIEGGIGYPCIVKPVMSSSGKGQSKIDGPADVKTAWDYAMSGGRVGPGRIIVEGFIDFDYEITQLTVRARGADGQIQTHFCDPIGHVQVSGDYVESWQPHPMTSTALAESRRIAKAVTDDLGMGHDGQPSGLGLFGVELFVKGDQVWFSEVSPRPHDTGMVTMITQWQNEFELHARAILGLPVSTALKSPGASAVIYGGVEAKGIVFDGVDEAMRVPNSEIRLFGKPESFVKRRMGVALVHDADVEVARTQAKLAASKVKPRTA is encoded by the coding sequence ATGACCATGATCGGCACCCCGCTGTCTCCTTCGGCCACCCGCGTGATGCTGCTCGGCTCCGGCGAGCTGGGCAAGGAGGTGCTGATCGCCCTGCAGCGCCTGGGCGTGGAGACCATCGCGGTGGACCGCTACGAGAACGCGCCGGGCCAGCAGGTGGCGCACCACGCGCGCACCATCACCATGCGCGACGCGCTTCAGCTGAAAGCGCTGATCGAGGCCGAGCGACCGCAGCTGGTGGTGCCCGAGATCGAGGCGATCGCCACGCCCGTGTTGCAGGAACTGGAGGCCGCCGGCGTGGTGCGCGTGATCCCGACCGCGCGCGCCGCCCGCCTGACCATGGACCGCGAGGGCATCCGCCGCCTGGCCGCCGAAACGCTGGGCCTGCCGACCAGCCCCTACCAGTTCTGCGACTCGCTCGAAGAGCTGCAGGCCGCGATCGAAGGTGGCATTGGCTACCCCTGCATCGTCAAGCCGGTGATGAGCAGCTCGGGCAAAGGCCAGAGCAAGATCGACGGCCCGGCCGATGTGAAAACCGCGTGGGACTACGCGATGTCGGGCGGCCGCGTCGGCCCGGGCCGCATCATCGTCGAAGGCTTCATCGACTTCGACTACGAAATCACGCAGCTCACCGTGCGCGCGCGCGGTGCCGACGGCCAGATTCAAACGCACTTCTGTGACCCCATCGGCCACGTGCAGGTGAGTGGCGACTACGTGGAGAGCTGGCAGCCGCACCCCATGACATCGACCGCGCTGGCCGAGTCGCGCCGCATCGCCAAGGCGGTGACGGACGATCTCGGCATGGGCCACGACGGCCAGCCCTCGGGTCTCGGCCTGTTCGGTGTGGAGCTGTTCGTCAAGGGCGACCAGGTCTGGTTCAGCGAGGTGAGCCCGCGCCCGCACGACACCGGCATGGTCACCATGATCACGCAGTGGCAGAACGAGTTCGAGCTGCACGCCCGCGCCATCCTCGGTCTGCCGGTCAGCACCGCGCTCAAGAGCCCCGGCGCCAGCGCTGTGATCTACGGTGGCGTGGAAGCGAAAGGCATCGTGTTCGACGGCGTGGACGAAGCGATGCGCGTACCGAACAGCGAGATCCGCCTGTTTGGCAAGCCCGAGAGTTTCGTGAAACGCCGCATGGGCGTGGCGCTGGTGCACGATGCGGACGTCGAGGTCGCGCGCACGCAGGCCAAGCTGGCGGCCTCCAAAGTCAAGCCGCGCACGGCCTGA
- a CDS encoding ATP-binding cassette domain-containing protein, whose amino-acid sequence MPAMPSPLFACQHLVKRFGGHTVVNDLCFAIDPGECLGVIGPNGAGKTTTIRMCLGLTAPDEGRVSAFGLDMPRDALAIKARLGVVSQMDTLDPDFSCAENLLVYGRYFGMRDRDIRARIPQLLEFAALTHKADAKPGELSGGMKRRLSLARALVNDPQLLLLDEPTTGLDPQARHLMWERLQMLLQQGKSILLTTHFMDEAERLCSRLLVLDHGRKIAEGRPRELIAQHLEPDVVEVYGNGATALAQADAHAGLRAMAARVEVSGETVFFYTAQAQPLLAALGAHHELRTLHRPANLEDLFLKLTGRQIREEG is encoded by the coding sequence ATGCCGGCCATGCCCTCACCGCTCTTTGCATGCCAGCACCTCGTCAAGCGTTTTGGCGGGCACACCGTCGTCAACGACCTGTGTTTTGCCATCGACCCGGGCGAGTGCCTGGGCGTGATCGGACCCAACGGCGCGGGCAAGACCACCACCATCCGCATGTGCCTGGGCCTGACCGCGCCCGACGAAGGCCGAGTGAGCGCCTTCGGTCTCGACATGCCGCGCGATGCGCTCGCGATCAAGGCCCGGCTGGGTGTGGTGAGCCAGATGGACACGCTGGACCCCGACTTCAGTTGCGCCGAAAACCTGCTGGTCTATGGCCGCTACTTCGGCATGAGAGACCGCGACATCCGCGCCCGCATCCCGCAGCTGCTGGAGTTCGCCGCGCTGACCCACAAGGCCGACGCCAAACCGGGCGAACTCTCTGGCGGCATGAAGCGGCGGCTGTCGCTGGCGCGAGCACTGGTCAACGACCCGCAGCTCCTGCTGCTCGACGAACCCACCACCGGCCTGGACCCGCAGGCCCGCCACCTGATGTGGGAGCGCCTGCAGATGCTGCTGCAGCAAGGCAAGAGCATCCTGCTGACCACGCACTTCATGGACGAGGCCGAGCGCCTGTGTTCGCGCCTGCTGGTGCTGGACCACGGCCGCAAGATCGCCGAAGGCCGCCCGCGTGAACTGATCGCACAGCACCTGGAGCCCGATGTGGTGGAGGTCTACGGCAACGGCGCGACCGCGCTGGCGCAGGCGGACGCACACGCCGGCTTGCGGGCGATGGCCGCGCGCGTGGAGGTGAGCGGCGAAACCGTGTTTTTCTACACAGCCCAGGCTCAGCCACTGCTGGCGGCGTTGGGCGCACACCACGAACTGCGCACCCTGCACCGGCCCGCGAACCTGGAAGACCTGTTTTTGAAGCTCACCGGACGCCAGATCCGGGAAGAAGGATGA
- the asd gene encoding archaetidylserine decarboxylase (Phosphatidylserine decarboxylase is synthesized as a single chain precursor. Generation of the pyruvoyl active site from a Ser is coupled to cleavage of a Gly-Ser bond between the larger (beta) and smaller (alpha chains). It is an integral membrane protein.), with amino-acid sequence MSVPPAVALQYLLPKRAINVFAGWCAHSRATWWVHNVIPWFIRRYGVNMADAANPDPKGYATFNEFFTRPLKAGVRPLAPSGWVCPVDGAISQLGAIKKDQIFQAKGHSYSTRALVGGDARLAAQFQDGNFATIYLSPKDYHRIHMPAAARLRRMIYVPGELFSVNPTTARGVPGLFARNERVVCVFDVPHGDQGETRPFVQVLVGATIVGSMATVWHGVVNPPRTKAVREWTYDDEPCMLGRGEEMGCFLLGSTVVLLWPKNTIDFNPTWTPERDVRMGEAMGRMIP; translated from the coding sequence GTGTCTGTTCCTCCCGCTGTTGCCCTGCAATACCTGCTGCCCAAGCGCGCCATCAACGTGTTCGCGGGCTGGTGTGCCCACTCGCGCGCCACCTGGTGGGTCCACAACGTGATCCCCTGGTTCATCCGCCGCTATGGCGTGAACATGGCCGATGCGGCCAACCCCGATCCCAAGGGCTACGCGACCTTCAACGAGTTCTTCACCCGGCCGCTCAAGGCCGGGGTGCGGCCTCTGGCCCCCAGCGGGTGGGTCTGCCCGGTGGACGGTGCCATCAGCCAGCTCGGTGCCATCAAGAAGGACCAGATCTTCCAGGCCAAGGGCCACAGCTACAGCACGCGCGCCCTGGTGGGCGGCGATGCCCGGTTGGCGGCGCAGTTCCAGGACGGCAATTTCGCCACGATCTACCTCAGCCCCAAGGACTACCACCGCATCCACATGCCCGCCGCCGCGCGCCTGCGCCGCATGATCTACGTGCCCGGCGAGCTGTTTTCAGTCAATCCGACCACGGCGCGTGGCGTGCCTGGCCTGTTTGCGCGCAACGAGCGCGTGGTCTGCGTGTTCGACGTGCCGCACGGTGACCAAGGCGAAACCCGTCCCTTCGTGCAGGTGCTGGTGGGCGCCACCATCGTCGGCAGCATGGCCACCGTGTGGCACGGCGTGGTGAACCCGCCGCGCACGAAGGCCGTGCGCGAGTGGACCTACGACGACGAGCCCTGCATGCTCGGCCGCGGTGAAGAAATGGGCTGTTTCCTGCTGGGCTCCACCGTGGTGCTGCTCTGGCCCAAAAACACGATTGACTTCAACCCGACGTGGACGCCCGAGCGCGATGTGCGCATGGGCGAGGCCATGGGCCGGATGATTCCCTGA
- a CDS encoding serine/threonine protein kinase — MPLMHSPEPSAATHPYTALTPDVVQDALGHIGLWGDGRLAALNSFENRVYQIHLESPFDGHAQVVAKFYRPGRWSDAQIAEEHGFAAELVAAEIPAVPPLAVNGQTLHHFGGFAFAVSPRRGGRRPELDDFEVLEWIGRFLARIHSVGAARPFVARPALDVAGFGHEPRDWLIEHRMVSPEVQTAWSAALAEALALIDAHPVLRAHPPADEDGIQCIRLHGDCHPGNILWTPEGQPGAGPHFVDLDDARTGPAVQDLWMLLSGDRRQQNQQLGALVDGYEQFRPFDRRELALIEPLRTLRLIHYSAWIARRWEDPAFPINFPWFGSRDYWQGQVDMLVEQIEEMQNPPLVA; from the coding sequence ATGCCCCTCATGCACTCCCCAGAACCGTCGGCAGCCACCCACCCCTACACCGCCCTCACACCCGATGTGGTGCAGGACGCGCTGGGCCACATCGGCCTGTGGGGCGACGGCCGGCTGGCCGCACTCAACAGCTTTGAAAACCGGGTCTACCAGATCCACCTCGAATCCCCGTTCGACGGCCACGCCCAGGTGGTGGCCAAGTTCTACCGCCCCGGGCGCTGGAGCGACGCGCAGATCGCAGAAGAACACGGCTTCGCCGCCGAGCTGGTGGCGGCCGAAATCCCGGCCGTGCCGCCGCTGGCGGTGAACGGACAGACGCTGCACCACTTCGGCGGGTTCGCGTTCGCCGTGAGCCCACGCCGCGGCGGGCGGCGGCCCGAGCTGGACGACTTCGAGGTGCTGGAGTGGATCGGCCGTTTTCTGGCGCGCATCCACAGCGTGGGCGCGGCTCGCCCCTTCGTGGCCCGCCCGGCGCTGGACGTGGCCGGCTTCGGCCACGAGCCGCGCGACTGGTTGATCGAACACCGCATGGTCTCTCCCGAGGTGCAGACCGCCTGGTCCGCCGCGCTGGCCGAAGCGCTGGCGCTGATCGACGCCCACCCGGTGCTGCGAGCCCATCCGCCGGCCGATGAAGACGGCATCCAGTGCATCCGCCTGCACGGCGACTGTCACCCCGGCAACATCCTCTGGACGCCCGAGGGCCAGCCCGGCGCCGGCCCGCATTTTGTGGACCTGGACGACGCTCGCACCGGCCCGGCTGTGCAGGACCTCTGGATGCTGCTCTCTGGCGACCGGCGCCAGCAGAACCAGCAGCTCGGCGCGCTGGTCGACGGCTACGAACAGTTCCGCCCGTTCGACCGGCGCGAGCTGGCCTTGATCGAACCGCTGCGCACGCTGCGCCTGATCCACTACAGCGCCTGGATCGCGCGGCGCTGGGAAGACCCGGCCTTCCCGATCAACTTCCCCTGGTTCGGCAGCCGCGACTACTGGCAGGGCCAGGTGGACATGCTGGTGGAGCAGATCGAGGAAATGCAGAACCCGCCGCTGGTGGCTTGA
- a CDS encoding ABC transporter permease, producing MWLNTLLLALRSIRRNLLRSFLTILGIVIGVSAVITMVTVGNGATLAVQNQISGLGTNLLQIRPGQRMGPGGSGASAPAFKESDGDVIAAQVAGVAAVAPEARSGVTLVANGRNWTSSVIGSTNAWLTTGNWKLADGREFSDDELRAGGAVCLIGSTVQRELFGSTSATGGQLRVKAMSCEVIGTLQSKGQGAFGNDQDDMVLMPIKTLQRRITGHTRVNTLLVSMSEGSNATSVTASLTQLLRERRKLSETDEDNFNVLDTKQLAETLSGTTKILTMLLGAVAAVSLLVGGIGIMNIMLVSVTERTREIGLRLAIGALEREVLLQFLIEAVVLAALGGLIGIVLATGASIGLSALMNVPYQFNLSVNLLSFLFSAAIGVLFGFFPARRAARLNPIDALRHE from the coding sequence ATGTGGCTTAACACCCTGCTGCTCGCGCTCCGCTCGATCCGCCGCAACCTGCTGCGCTCCTTCCTCACCATCCTGGGCATCGTGATCGGCGTGAGCGCGGTGATCACCATGGTCACCGTCGGCAACGGCGCCACGCTGGCGGTGCAGAACCAGATCTCGGGCCTGGGCACCAACCTGCTGCAGATCCGCCCCGGCCAGCGCATGGGCCCCGGCGGCAGCGGTGCCAGCGCCCCGGCGTTCAAGGAAAGCGACGGCGACGTGATCGCGGCCCAGGTGGCCGGCGTCGCCGCGGTGGCGCCCGAAGCGCGCAGCGGCGTCACGCTGGTGGCCAACGGCCGCAACTGGACCAGCAGCGTCATCGGCAGCACCAACGCCTGGCTCACCACCGGCAACTGGAAGCTGGCCGACGGCCGCGAGTTCTCCGACGACGAGCTGCGCGCCGGCGGCGCGGTCTGCCTGATCGGCAGCACCGTGCAGCGCGAGCTGTTCGGCAGCACCAGCGCCACCGGCGGACAGCTGCGCGTGAAGGCCATGAGCTGCGAGGTCATCGGCACGCTGCAGTCCAAGGGCCAGGGCGCCTTCGGCAACGACCAGGACGACATGGTGCTGATGCCCATCAAGACGCTGCAGCGGCGCATCACCGGGCACACGCGGGTGAACACGCTGCTGGTCTCGATGAGCGAGGGCAGCAACGCCACCAGCGTCACCGCCAGCCTCACGCAGCTGCTGCGCGAGCGGCGCAAGCTGTCCGAGACCGACGAAGACAACTTCAACGTGCTCGACACCAAGCAGCTCGCCGAAACGCTCTCGGGCACCACCAAGATCCTCACCATGCTGCTGGGCGCGGTGGCGGCCGTGAGCCTGCTGGTGGGCGGCATCGGCATCATGAACATCATGCTGGTGAGCGTGACCGAGCGCACCCGCGAGATCGGCCTGCGCCTGGCGATTGGCGCGCTGGAGCGCGAGGTGCTGCTGCAGTTCCTGATCGAGGCCGTGGTGCTGGCCGCGCTCGGCGGCCTGATCGGCATCGTGCTCGCCACCGGCGCCTCGATCGGCCTGTCGGCGCTGATGAACGTGCCCTACCAGTTCAACCTGAGCGTGAACCTGCTGAGCTTCCTGTTTTCCGCGGCCATCGGCGTGCTGTTCGGTTTCTTCCCGGCGCGGCGCGCGGCGCGGCTGAACCCGATTGACGCGCTGAGGCACGAATAG
- a CDS encoding class I SAM-dependent methyltransferase, with product MKTTKAPHQPPKTLQEQLPELREGQSVELLKELHILTREGKLNQDTRRKLKQVYHLVQFIEPLLAEVLKERGDVTLADHGAGKSYLGFILYDLFFKAKPVGRVVGVETRAELVEKSKALAARLGFDRMAFLATTVQQALNHPELPAQIDVVTALHACDTATDDAIAFGLARQARFMVLVPCCQAEVASVMRQHKALSLSRTPLAELWRHPLHTREFGSQITNVLRCLQLEAHGYSVTVTELVGWEHSMKNELILARRNEAPRAQRERSLERLGQILDELGLQPLSERFGV from the coding sequence GTGAAAACCACCAAGGCCCCCCACCAGCCGCCCAAAACCCTGCAGGAGCAACTGCCCGAACTGCGCGAAGGCCAGTCCGTCGAACTGCTCAAGGAGCTGCACATCCTCACCCGCGAGGGCAAGCTCAACCAGGACACGCGGCGCAAGCTCAAGCAGGTCTACCACCTGGTGCAGTTCATCGAGCCGCTGCTGGCCGAGGTGCTGAAGGAGCGCGGTGACGTGACCCTGGCCGACCACGGCGCGGGCAAGTCGTACCTGGGCTTCATCCTGTACGACCTGTTTTTCAAAGCGAAGCCGGTGGGCCGCGTCGTGGGTGTGGAGACCCGCGCCGAGCTGGTCGAGAAATCGAAGGCGCTGGCGGCGCGGCTGGGGTTTGACCGCATGGCCTTTCTGGCCACGACGGTGCAACAGGCGCTCAACCACCCCGAGCTGCCCGCGCAGATCGACGTGGTGACCGCGCTGCACGCCTGCGACACGGCCACCGACGACGCCATTGCTTTCGGGCTGGCGCGGCAGGCGCGCTTCATGGTGCTGGTGCCGTGCTGCCAGGCCGAGGTCGCGTCGGTGATGCGGCAGCACAAGGCGCTCTCGCTGTCGCGCACGCCGCTGGCCGAACTGTGGCGCCACCCGCTGCACACGCGCGAGTTCGGCAGCCAGATCACCAACGTGCTGCGCTGCCTGCAGCTCGAAGCCCACGGCTACAGCGTGACCGTGACCGAGCTGGTGGGCTGGGAGCACTCGATGAAGAACGAACTGATCCTGGCGCGCCGCAACGAGGCGCCCCGCGCCCAGCGTGAACGCTCCCTTGAGCGCCTGGGCCAGATCCTTGATGAACTGGGCTTGCAGCCGCTGAGCGAACGCTTCGGGGTTTGA
- a CDS encoding cation:proton antiporter: protein MSFLLQSMAWPLVLLVAWFLGERLHEAARIPRVSSYVTVGLLASLINLPGLTDAVPGLPFLANVALSLILFELGYRIHLRWFRHNPWVLALGLVESVVTFSVVYLASGFFALSTDTRLIVAALSVSASPAGILRVANELRSAGQVTERVLHLCAINCLVAVLALKLVVGYWHLSTSGDLVMAAFGSVHVLVTSVAVGALLGMAMPALLRAQRIQERDVTLVFALAVVLLTTMAYGFKLSPLLAALTFGIVARERRVHLTNAQRGFGTAGDLLTLFLFVYIAALLDWSDVGGGVLLGLALIVVRTASKVLCNVAAARLSGSTERKGLLTGLALTPMSAFAILLLEQSRLYGFEPAQQVLTALAFMMLVQELFGPLVTQRALNAAAETHVTQE from the coding sequence GTGTCTTTTCTGTTGCAGTCCATGGCCTGGCCCCTGGTGCTGCTGGTGGCCTGGTTCCTGGGTGAACGCCTTCACGAGGCCGCGCGCATCCCGCGTGTGAGCAGCTACGTGACGGTCGGCCTGCTGGCCAGCCTGATCAACCTGCCGGGTCTGACGGACGCGGTGCCCGGCCTGCCGTTTCTCGCGAACGTGGCGCTCTCGCTCATCCTGTTCGAGCTGGGCTACCGCATCCACCTGCGCTGGTTCCGCCACAACCCCTGGGTGCTCGCGCTCGGTCTGGTGGAGTCGGTGGTGACCTTCAGCGTGGTCTACCTGGCCTCGGGGTTCTTCGCGTTGTCCACCGACACCCGGCTCATCGTCGCGGCGCTGTCGGTGTCGGCTTCGCCCGCCGGCATCCTTCGCGTGGCCAACGAGTTGCGCAGCGCGGGCCAGGTGACCGAGCGCGTGTTGCACCTCTGCGCCATCAACTGCCTGGTCGCGGTGCTCGCGCTCAAGCTGGTGGTGGGCTACTGGCACCTGTCGACCTCCGGCGACCTGGTGATGGCCGCGTTTGGCAGCGTGCACGTGCTGGTGACCTCGGTCGCGGTCGGCGCGCTGCTCGGCATGGCCATGCCGGCGCTGCTGCGCGCGCAGCGCATCCAGGAGCGCGACGTGACCCTGGTGTTTGCGCTCGCCGTGGTGCTGCTCACCACCATGGCCTACGGGTTCAAGCTCTCGCCGCTGCTGGCCGCGCTCACCTTCGGCATCGTGGCGCGCGAACGCCGGGTGCACCTGACCAACGCGCAACGCGGCTTCGGCACCGCGGGTGACCTGCTCACGCTGTTCCTGTTCGTCTACATCGCCGCGCTGCTGGACTGGAGCGACGTGGGCGGCGGCGTGCTGCTGGGGCTGGCGCTGATTGTTGTGCGCACGGCCTCCAAGGTGCTGTGCAACGTGGCGGCGGCGCGGCTCTCGGGCAGCACCGAGCGCAAGGGCCTGCTCACCGGCCTGGCGCTCACGCCCATGTCGGCCTTCGCCATCCTGCTGCTGGAACAGAGCCGCCTCTACGGCTTCGAGCCGGCGCAGCAGGTGCTCACCGCGCTGGCCTTCATGATGCTGGTGCAGGAACTGTTCGGACCGCTGGTGACCCAGCGCGCCCTCAATGCCGCGGCCGAAACGCACGTGACACAGGAATAA
- a CDS encoding ion channel, whose amino-acid sequence MTRSRQRRRHIMRRGLWYSLALCLVIMLFGGVGFWMLEPQVITLQDGLWLAFTTAATVGYGDVVPHTQAGRVFAALMVLLGLAVLSLVTASLAAIFVEQEVEDEVHTEERQIEHELMREIRALREQVQALDQRLNGPAHTATQPSEKTRP is encoded by the coding sequence ATGACACGTTCAAGACAACGCCGTCGGCACATCATGCGCCGAGGCCTGTGGTACTCGCTGGCGTTGTGCCTGGTCATCATGCTGTTCGGCGGTGTCGGTTTCTGGATGCTGGAGCCGCAGGTGATCACCCTGCAGGACGGCCTCTGGCTGGCCTTCACGACCGCCGCCACCGTGGGCTACGGCGACGTGGTGCCGCACACCCAGGCCGGTCGCGTGTTCGCCGCGCTGATGGTGTTGCTGGGTCTGGCGGTGCTGTCGCTGGTCACTGCGTCGCTGGCGGCGATCTTCGTGGAGCAGGAGGTGGAGGACGAGGTCCACACCGAAGAGCGCCAGATCGAACACGAACTCATGCGCGAAATCCGTGCGCTGCGCGAGCAGGTGCAGGCCCTCGATCAGCGGCTGAACGGACCCGCGCACACCGCCACACAACCATCCGAAAAGACCCGTCCGTGA
- a CDS encoding YbdK family carboxylate-amine ligase — protein sequence MPLETFKASKSLTLGVELELQLVNTYDMDLSSSANDLLELLRRKPFPGVVTPEMTQSMIEIATDVQTEHGPLLGQLREIRDTLVHAGDRLNIAIAGGGTHPFQRWFEQRIFSKPRFQELSGLYGYLAKQFTVFGQHVHVGCSSPDEALFLLHSLNRYVPHFIALSASSPFSQGVDTLFDSARLNSVFAFPLSGRAPFTLSWDEFANVYFTKMESTGVVKSMKDFYWDIRPKPEYGTIELRVCDTPLTVERAAGLACYLQSLCRHLLQREEPAPEEDDYLVYTYNRFQACRFGLDGMMVNPKTREQISIREDILATLRVLGPHADALNAQAALDEIERTAARDGNHASFLRKCYGASGSVQGVVAAAVEALRA from the coding sequence ATGCCGCTCGAAACCTTCAAAGCCTCGAAATCGCTCACCCTCGGCGTGGAGCTGGAGCTGCAGCTCGTCAACACCTACGACATGGACCTCTCCAGCAGCGCCAACGACCTGCTGGAGCTGCTGCGACGCAAGCCCTTCCCCGGCGTGGTCACGCCCGAGATGACGCAGAGCATGATCGAGATCGCCACCGACGTGCAGACCGAACACGGCCCCCTGCTGGGCCAGTTGCGCGAGATCCGCGACACCCTGGTGCACGCGGGCGACCGCCTCAACATCGCCATCGCGGGTGGCGGCACCCACCCGTTCCAGCGCTGGTTCGAGCAGCGCATCTTCTCCAAGCCGCGCTTCCAGGAGCTGTCGGGCCTGTACGGCTACCTCGCCAAGCAGTTCACCGTGTTCGGGCAGCATGTGCACGTGGGCTGCAGCTCGCCCGACGAGGCGCTGTTCCTGCTGCACTCGCTCAACCGCTACGTGCCGCACTTCATTGCGCTCTCGGCCTCGTCGCCGTTCTCGCAGGGCGTGGACACGCTGTTCGATTCGGCGCGGCTCAACTCGGTGTTCGCCTTTCCCTTGAGCGGCCGCGCGCCGTTCACCTTGAGCTGGGACGAGTTCGCCAACGTGTACTTCACCAAGATGGAGAGCACGGGCGTGGTCAAGTCCATGAAGGACTTCTACTGGGACATTCGGCCCAAGCCCGAGTACGGCACCATCGAGTTGCGGGTGTGCGACACGCCGCTGACCGTGGAACGCGCCGCCGGGCTGGCCTGTTACCTGCAGAGTCTGTGCCGCCACCTGTTACAGCGCGAGGAGCCCGCGCCCGAAGAAGACGACTACCTTGTGTACACCTACAACCGGTTCCAGGCCTGCCGTTTCGGCCTCGACGGCATGATGGTCAACCCCAAAACCCGCGAGCAGATCAGCATCCGCGAAGACATCCTGGCCACCCTGCGCGTGCTCGGTCCACACGCCGACGCCCTCAACGCCCAGGCCGCGCTCGATGAAATCGAACGTACTGCTGCGCGCGATGGCAACCACGCCAGCTTCCTTCGAAAGTGTTACGGAGCGAGCGGCAGCGTGCAGGGGGTGGTGGCGGCCGCGGTCGAGGCCCTGCGGGCCTGA